The genomic region AGATGTGACATCGCAACAAAACTTCCCGAACTTGACACAGCTGCTGTAATAAACTGTAGGTTCCGAGGATTTTATTCCTCTTGGTGTCTTTACGAATGTTAACACTTCGATTAACCTCGCGCGTGGATGGGGATGGGACGCCTCGATCTCAAGGCCAGACGACGATGCTGTCACACGATCAGATATGGAGTGCAATCGACGGGCTTGCCGAGCGGCATGACCTGACGCCCTCCGGTCTTGCCCGTCGCGCAGGTCTGGACCCCACCTCTTTCAATAAATCCAAACGACTGAGTGCCGATGGCCGCCAGCGCTGGCCGTCGACGGAATCCATTGCCAAGGTGCTCGATGCGACAGGTGCCAGCGTCGAGCAATTCATGGGGTTGCTGCGTCCCGGGTCCATACCGTCAGGCATGCCGGACGGTGCCTTTCCGCCGCAGGCCGGTTCTATTCCGCTTCTGGGCTTTGCACAGGCCGGAGCAGGCGGCTTTTTCGACGATGGCGGCTTTCCGGCCGGGCAGGGCTGGGATGTTGTCGAGTTCCCGGCGACCCCGGCGCAGAAAGCTGGCGTCTACGCGCTGGAAGTGCAGGGCGACAGCATGATGCCGCTTTATCGCGATGGCGACGTGCTGATCGTCGAGCCCGGTGCGCAGGTCCGGCGCAACGACCGCGTGGTTGTTAAAACGCGTGAGGGCGAGGTCATGGCCAAGGTTTTGCTGCGCCAGAGCCCGAAGTCGATCGAGCTGCTGTCGCTCAATCCGGCCCATCCCAACAGAAGCATCGAGCTTGTCGATGTGGAGTGGATGGCGCGGATTATCTGGGCGAGCCAATAGGAAAGTTGTCTTGATGCGTTCCCCCACTCTGCTGACCGGTGTCACCGGCGCCGTGGCCGTCATGGTCCTGGTCTACGTCGGGCTGACGGCGATGAACCTGCAGCCGCACATCACCTTCGGCGATCCGCCAATGCGTGTGGCCAACATGGACAAGCCTCCGGAGAGGCCGTCAGCACCGCAGGCGGCGACATCGGCGCCTGAACCTTCAGTGTCATCAACAGTCGCACAGCCACCTGATACTCCCCCTGCGTCGGCGCCGACAGCGCAAGGTTCTGACAATTCCGCTGCTAGCCAGACGCCGGCCGCTTCGCCGTCGGCAACTCC from Rhizobium tumorigenes harbors:
- a CDS encoding S24 family peptidase; translated protein: MLSHDQIWSAIDGLAERHDLTPSGLARRAGLDPTSFNKSKRLSADGRQRWPSTESIAKVLDATGASVEQFMGLLRPGSIPSGMPDGAFPPQAGSIPLLGFAQAGAGGFFDDGGFPAGQGWDVVEFPATPAQKAGVYALEVQGDSMMPLYRDGDVLIVEPGAQVRRNDRVVVKTREGEVMAKVLLRQSPKSIELLSLNPAHPNRSIELVDVEWMARIIWASQ